A genomic stretch from Chitinophagaceae bacterium includes:
- a CDS encoding efflux RND transporter periplasmic adaptor subunit, with the protein MHPQILKDQPGKCSICGMDLVKKETGGKKTADVTLEALLKPTNEFVISSIPVTTIQKKEEQIEIEALGTIGYDTRQTGSISSRVSGRIEKLYVRYRYQKINKGQHILDIYSPELLTAQQNLLFLLKNDADNTGFIQSAKEKLLLLGMSNQQLQQVLQSGKPSLTIAVYSNYSGHIHESVSAANMNTSTGGMKDIALLTEELSLKEGMYLQKGQSIFTVFNPDRAWAVINIYGENQELVKKGNTVRVVPETSPDKNFRAMIDFIEPFYRKDSKTLTARVYFNNSGLKIPIGSQVRATVFGNTRNAYWLPKEAVVSLGLDKIVFQKTDGGFKAHKINTGITNSNHIQVLSGINETDSVAVNAQYLMDSESFIKINN; encoded by the coding sequence ATGCATCCCCAGATACTGAAAGATCAGCCGGGTAAATGTTCCATCTGCGGAATGGATTTAGTAAAAAAAGAAACAGGAGGAAAGAAAACGGCTGATGTAACGCTGGAAGCGCTGCTGAAACCTACCAATGAATTTGTTATTTCCTCCATCCCTGTTACAACCATTCAAAAAAAAGAAGAACAAATAGAAATTGAAGCATTAGGTACAATTGGATATGATACAAGGCAGACAGGCAGTATTTCATCCAGGGTATCAGGCAGAATTGAAAAACTCTATGTACGTTACCGCTATCAGAAAATAAATAAGGGACAGCATATCCTTGATATCTACAGTCCGGAGTTGCTTACAGCACAACAGAACCTGTTGTTCCTTTTAAAGAACGATGCAGATAACACAGGCTTTATACAATCGGCCAAAGAAAAATTACTGTTACTGGGTATGAGTAATCAGCAATTGCAGCAGGTGTTACAATCAGGTAAACCATCCTTAACGATTGCTGTGTACAGTAATTACAGCGGTCATATTCATGAGTCAGTCAGTGCGGCCAATATGAATACTTCAACAGGAGGAATGAAAGATATTGCATTGCTTACAGAAGAGCTTTCGCTAAAAGAAGGAATGTATTTGCAGAAGGGGCAATCCATTTTTACTGTATTTAATCCAGACAGGGCATGGGCAGTTATTAATATCTATGGAGAAAACCAGGAATTGGTAAAAAAAGGGAACACCGTCAGGGTTGTTCCTGAAACATCACCTGATAAGAATTTCAGAGCAATGATTGATTTTATTGAACCATTTTACCGAAAAGACAGTAAAACATTAACGGCAAGGGTGTATTTTAATAACAGTGGTTTAAAAATTCCGATTGGCAGCCAGGTAAGGGCCACTGTTTTTGGAAATACCAGGAATGCCTACTGGTTACCCAAAGAAGCTGTTGTATCATTGGGACTTGACAAAATAGTATTTCAAAAAACAGATGGAGGATTTAAGGCTCATAAAATAAATACCGGCATTACAAATAGCAATCATATCCAGGTATTAAGTGGAATCAACGAAACAGATTCTGTTGCAGTGAATGCACAGTATTTAATGGACAGTGAAAGTTTTATTAAAATAAACAACTGA
- a CDS encoding efflux RND transporter periplasmic adaptor subunit, translated as MRYIIITAITFLFFTSCKNKNVAVKDPDTYYTCSMDPQVVEYKPGKCPICKMELTAVKKKNGEKKDELQLSEQQIQLGNIFADTIRNGSIGDQLVLTATLNFDQMKTSSVSSRVMGRIEKLYFKNLGDYVKKGSPLYDLYSEDLNNTKQEYLLVLEKKKVFSDETIIDFDQLLQSAKNKLLLWGMTEGKVQELARTKKPSPTTTFYSTAAGFITALDIREGDYVMEGGTIVKLADLSSLWAEAQVYTSQLATIDRNSMATVQLPDFDGKQIKGRIEFVNPEINPDTRINLIRVSIPNPGNLLKPGMPAYVLLKSPERKTLTLPIDAVIRDGKGATVWIKTGVNTFKSLMVRTGLESDDRIEILSGLQAGDVVVISGAYLLHSEYVFKKGADPMAAHNH; from the coding sequence ATGCGATACATCATCATAACAGCTATTACATTCTTGTTTTTTACATCCTGTAAAAACAAGAATGTTGCAGTGAAAGATCCAGACACTTATTATACCTGTTCAATGGACCCGCAGGTAGTAGAATACAAACCGGGAAAATGCCCTATTTGTAAAATGGAGCTGACAGCAGTGAAGAAAAAGAACGGAGAAAAGAAAGATGAACTGCAGTTGAGTGAACAGCAAATACAGCTGGGAAATATTTTTGCCGATACAATCCGCAATGGTTCAATTGGCGACCAACTGGTATTAACTGCTACTTTGAATTTCGACCAGATGAAAACATCATCAGTAAGTTCAAGGGTGATGGGAAGAATTGAAAAATTATATTTTAAGAACCTGGGCGACTATGTAAAAAAAGGATCTCCCCTGTACGATTTGTACAGCGAGGACCTGAATAATACCAAACAGGAATATCTGCTGGTCTTAGAAAAGAAAAAAGTATTTTCTGACGAAACCATCATTGACTTTGACCAGTTATTACAAAGCGCTAAAAACAAATTACTCCTGTGGGGAATGACTGAAGGCAAGGTACAGGAATTGGCAAGAACAAAGAAACCTTCCCCAACTACAACCTTTTACAGTACTGCTGCCGGGTTTATTACAGCATTGGATATCCGGGAAGGAGATTATGTTATGGAAGGCGGCACAATTGTGAAGCTGGCTGATTTATCCAGTCTCTGGGCTGAAGCACAGGTTTATACTTCACAGTTAGCAACCATTGACAGAAACAGTATGGCCACTGTACAGCTTCCTGATTTTGACGGCAAACAAATAAAAGGAAGAATTGAATTTGTAAATCCTGAAATCAATCCTGATACAAGAATCAACCTGATCCGTGTATCAATACCTAATCCCGGCAACCTGTTAAAACCGGGTATGCCTGCTTATGTTCTGCTTAAAAGCCCGGAACGTAAAACATTAACGCTTCCAATAGATGCTGTAATCAGGGACGGAAAAGGAGCAACTGTATGGATCAAAACAGGAGTTAATACATTTAAAAGTTTGATGGTGCGTACAGGATTGGAAAGTGATGACAGAATAGAAATATTGTCAGGTCTGCAAGCAGGTGATGTTGTAGTTATCAGCGGTGCTTATCTGTTGCACAGCGAATATGTTTTTAAAAAAGGAGCTGACCCAATGGCAGCACATAATCACTAA
- a CDS encoding TolC family protein → MKRLIFILTVFLSGKYLSAQTLNLDAIIDSISTLHPVVKMYNNEIRSMDEAANGAKSWMPPEFSTGLWMTPYNPSLWKKMDDGMGGFTDGMGQYMIGGQQMFPNKKKQNADANYMQTMSSVEKEKKNATLNELINDAKQYYYEWIILKKKLTILEQNEKLLDFMIKNAEIRYKNGLEKISAYYKAKAALGRVKNMQLMFENDINEKRIRINALMGRNAMVQFDIDTVYRFNDYTSVVFDSTLFYSNRSDLKAIDKDINLTWLKQETERQSLRPQFGIRYEHMFGFGGLPMQFSLMGMMKLPLTKWSSKMNKANIESLKWKANALQSQKEMMTNEYSGMAYGMRNELELKKKQVKLYDENIIPALKNNYKTMQLGYEQNTEELFMLYDAWETLYMTQLEYTELLNQALRLQVTLERLMEKK, encoded by the coding sequence ATGAAGCGACTCATTTTTATATTGACTGTTTTTCTTTCGGGAAAATACTTATCAGCACAAACATTAAATCTTGATGCGATTATTGACAGTATCAGCACTTTACATCCAGTTGTGAAAATGTATAACAATGAAATCCGTTCGATGGATGAAGCAGCGAATGGTGCAAAAAGCTGGATGCCACCTGAGTTCAGTACCGGTTTGTGGATGACTCCTTACAATCCATCTCTCTGGAAAAAAATGGATGATGGGATGGGTGGCTTCACAGATGGAATGGGGCAGTATATGATCGGAGGTCAGCAGATGTTTCCGAATAAAAAGAAACAGAATGCAGATGCAAATTATATGCAAACCATGTCATCAGTTGAAAAAGAAAAGAAGAATGCCACACTGAACGAACTGATCAATGATGCCAAACAGTATTACTATGAATGGATCATTCTGAAAAAGAAACTGACCATCCTTGAACAGAATGAAAAGCTGCTCGATTTCATGATTAAGAATGCAGAGATCCGTTATAAAAACGGGTTAGAAAAAATCAGTGCCTATTATAAAGCAAAAGCAGCATTAGGAAGAGTAAAAAATATGCAGTTGATGTTTGAAAATGATATCAACGAAAAGCGTATCCGTATCAATGCATTAATGGGAAGAAATGCAATGGTTCAGTTTGACATTGATACTGTATACCGTTTTAATGATTACACATCCGTTGTTTTCGACAGCACACTTTTTTACAGTAACCGCAGTGATTTAAAGGCTATTGACAAAGACATCAATTTAACTTGGCTGAAACAGGAAACAGAAAGGCAAAGTCTGAGACCACAGTTTGGTATCCGCTATGAGCATATGTTTGGATTTGGTGGTTTGCCCATGCAATTTTCATTGATGGGCATGATGAAGCTGCCGCTTACCAAATGGTCGTCAAAAATGAATAAGGCAAATATTGAAAGTCTGAAATGGAAAGCGAATGCATTGCAGTCGCAAAAAGAAATGATGACCAATGAATACAGCGGCATGGCCTATGGAATGCGCAATGAACTGGAGTTGAAAAAGAAACAGGTAAAGCTGTACGACGAAAATATTATTCCGGCTTTGAAAAATAATTACAAAACGATGCAGCTGGGGTATGAGCAGAATACAGAAGAACTATTTATGCTGTATGATGCATGGGAAACACTTTATATGACACAACTGGAGTATACAGAGTTACTGAACCAGGCATTGCGGTTACAGGTAACCTTAGAAAGATTAATGGAAAAGAAATAA
- a CDS encoding Rieske 2Fe-2S domain-containing protein: MSAEKKYSWYKIAETVADFSWKENDLCEIEVKGKTICIGKKSNEVFACTHKCPHAGGHLSDGFIDAAANIVCPLHRYKFSLQNGHNTSGEGYYLKTYPLQKRDDGIYIGIEETGFFSLFK; this comes from the coding sequence ATGTCTGCTGAAAAAAAATACAGCTGGTATAAAATAGCTGAAACGGTTGCTGACTTTAGTTGGAAAGAAAACGATCTCTGCGAAATAGAAGTGAAAGGCAAAACAATCTGCATAGGCAAAAAAAGCAATGAAGTATTTGCCTGTACACATAAATGCCCGCATGCAGGAGGACATCTATCCGATGGTTTTATAGATGCAGCAGCCAATATCGTTTGTCCATTACACAGGTATAAATTCAGTTTACAAAACGGTCACAATACAAGTGGAGAAGGATACTATTTAAAAACATATCCGTTACAGAAAAGAGATGATGGAATTTATATAGGTATAGAAGAAACTGGATTTTTTAGTTTATTTAAATAA
- a CDS encoding efflux RND transporter permease subunit, whose protein sequence is MNLFKRNKDPLTPEERNAIIEKSSKQVGPGVFYSTIIVVTSFLPVFLLTGMEGKLFHPLAWTKTFILLIDAFLAITLTPVLISFLLKGRLKPESANPITRTLEKIYTPILKFCLRWRKTTIGINLIALAVGILMMTKLGSEFMPPLDEGSLLFMPVTLPDVSNSEAKRLLQVQDKLIRSVPEVSHVLGKAGRANTATDNSPISMIETIILLKPKHEWRKGMTKDAIINELNAKLQIPGITNGWTQPIINRINMLSTGIRTDVGLKVYGQNLDTIYAFAQTIKKQLEGIEGVKDLYVEPITGGKYIDITIKRDEIGRYGLSVDDVNAVIEIALGGMKLTTTVEGRQRFSVNARYGQDFRNNLQALKRLQVQTMSFGPVPLEAVADIQLSDGPPMINSENAMLRGTVLFNVRERDLGSTVEEAQKKLNQMITKLPKGYFLEWSGQWENQIRANKTLTMIMPIVLVIIFMVLYFTYHSFKESFVTMITVPFALIGGVFMVYFYGVNLSVAVAVGFIALFGMAIETAMLMTIYLNEAMENMVAKHGNSKETLTPAIIREFVIEGSAKRLRPKLMTVSVGLFGLIPILWATGVGSDIMRPITIPLIGGTISSTIYVLLITPVIFEMIKERELKRKGRVELIDVKE, encoded by the coding sequence GTGAACTTATTTAAACGAAATAAAGATCCATTAACTCCTGAAGAAAGGAATGCCATCATTGAAAAATCATCTAAGCAGGTGGGGCCGGGAGTATTTTATTCAACGATCATTGTTGTTACTTCTTTTCTTCCTGTATTTCTGTTAACCGGTATGGAAGGAAAACTTTTTCATCCATTAGCATGGACAAAAACATTTATCCTGTTAATAGATGCTTTCCTGGCTATTACATTAACCCCTGTATTAATCTCTTTTTTATTAAAAGGAAGACTGAAGCCTGAAAGTGCAAACCCCATTACACGAACATTGGAAAAAATTTATACTCCTATTTTGAAATTTTGTTTGCGGTGGAGAAAAACAACCATCGGAATTAATTTGATTGCTTTAGCTGTGGGCATTCTTATGATGACAAAGCTGGGTTCTGAATTTATGCCTCCGCTTGATGAAGGATCGCTTTTATTTATGCCTGTTACATTGCCTGATGTATCTAATTCGGAAGCAAAACGTTTATTGCAGGTACAGGATAAATTAATCCGGTCAGTACCTGAAGTGTCGCATGTGCTGGGTAAGGCGGGAAGGGCAAATACAGCAACGGATAATTCACCCATCAGCATGATTGAAACCATCATATTGCTGAAACCTAAACATGAATGGCGCAAAGGAATGACCAAGGATGCCATCATCAATGAGCTCAATGCAAAACTTCAGATTCCCGGAATTACTAACGGCTGGACACAGCCGATCATCAATCGTATCAATATGCTGTCAACAGGAATACGAACCGATGTTGGATTGAAAGTGTATGGACAAAACCTGGATACGATTTATGCATTTGCACAAACCATCAAAAAACAACTGGAAGGAATTGAAGGCGTAAAAGATTTGTATGTGGAACCGATTACCGGCGGTAAATACATTGACATCACGATTAAAAGAGATGAGATTGGCAGGTATGGTTTAAGTGTGGATGATGTAAATGCTGTTATTGAGATTGCACTCGGAGGAATGAAACTGACAACTACAGTTGAAGGCCGTCAGCGTTTTTCAGTAAATGCAAGGTATGGCCAGGATTTCAGGAATAATCTGCAGGCGCTGAAACGACTGCAGGTGCAGACAATGAGCTTTGGTCCGGTGCCATTGGAAGCTGTTGCTGATATTCAATTAAGTGATGGCCCTCCGATGATCAACTCTGAAAATGCGATGCTTAGAGGAACCGTTTTATTTAATGTGCGGGAAAGAGACTTGGGAAGTACGGTAGAAGAAGCGCAGAAAAAATTAAATCAAATGATTACGAAATTACCCAAAGGTTATTTTTTAGAATGGAGCGGCCAATGGGAAAACCAGATCAGGGCCAATAAAACGCTGACGATGATTATGCCCATTGTTCTCGTCATCATATTTATGGTTTTGTATTTCACCTATCATTCCTTCAAAGAATCGTTTGTAACAATGATTACCGTTCCTTTTGCATTGATCGGTGGTGTATTCATGGTTTATTTCTATGGTGTAAATTTATCGGTTGCGGTGGCAGTAGGATTTATTGCATTATTCGGAATGGCTATTGAAACAGCCATGCTCATGACGATTTACCTGAATGAAGCCATGGAGAATATGGTTGCGAAACATGGCAACTCAAAAGAAACCTTAACACCTGCTATCATCCGGGAATTTGTAATTGAAGGATCTGCAAAACGGTTACGTCCAAAACTGATGACTGTGTCCGTTGGTCTGTTTGGTTTGATTCCGATTCTGTGGGCAACAGGTGTTGGAAGTGATATTATGCGGCCCATTACCATTCCTTTGATTGGAGGTACGATTTCATCAACCATTTATGTTTTGCTGATTACTCCGGTGATATTTGAAATGATAAAAGAACGGGAGTTAAAACGCAAGGGCAGGGTTGAACTGATAGATGTGAAAGAATAA
- a CDS encoding efflux RND transporter permease subunit codes for MVQKLIELALRNRLIVLLIAGGLFAYGIYSIKRNPIDAIPDLSENQVIVFTEWMGRSPQVIEDQVTYPLVSNLQGIPKIKNIRGSSMFGMSFVYVIFEDNVDIYWARTRVLERLNYAQRLLPQGITPTLGPDGTGVGHIYWYHLDAPKMDLGEQRALQDWYIKFALQTVPGVAEVASFGGFEKQYQLIVDPVKLQFYNISLMDVMSTVKANNNDVGGRKFEMADMAYIIRGLGYIKNKEDVENIALSNYNGIPVRVKDIGSVQMGGDLRLGIFDMDGKGEVVGGIVVMRYNENANNVIAAIKEKMKEVEKGLPEGVTFKTSYDRSTLIQEAIESVKGTLIEEIIAVSIVVLLFLFHWRSAVIILIQLPISVAAGFIFLQIFGISSNIMSLTGIALAIGVVVDDGIVMVENAYRHISEAQSAKSNGQQAIQDKSV; via the coding sequence ATGGTTCAGAAATTAATTGAACTGGCTTTACGCAACAGGCTAATTGTTCTGCTGATAGCAGGCGGCCTGTTTGCGTATGGCATTTACTCAATCAAACGAAATCCTATTGATGCCATCCCTGATTTAAGTGAAAACCAGGTAATCGTATTTACAGAATGGATGGGACGCAGTCCGCAGGTAATAGAAGACCAGGTGACCTATCCGCTGGTAAGCAATCTTCAGGGCATTCCAAAGATTAAGAATATCAGAGGTTCTTCTATGTTCGGGATGAGTTTTGTATATGTGATTTTTGAAGATAATGTTGACATCTACTGGGCAAGAACAAGAGTGCTGGAACGGCTGAACTATGCACAGCGTTTGTTACCGCAGGGTATTACACCAACACTGGGCCCTGATGGAACAGGGGTTGGACATATTTACTGGTACCATCTGGATGCTCCTAAAATGGATTTAGGTGAGCAGAGAGCATTGCAGGACTGGTACATCAAGTTTGCATTGCAAACAGTACCGGGTGTTGCTGAAGTTGCTTCTTTTGGTGGATTTGAAAAACAATATCAGCTGATAGTTGACCCGGTGAAACTTCAGTTTTACAATATTTCCCTGATGGATGTGATGAGCACAGTGAAAGCCAATAACAATGATGTGGGCGGCCGGAAATTTGAAATGGCCGATATGGCTTATATCATCCGTGGACTGGGTTATATCAAAAACAAAGAGGATGTTGAAAATATTGCGTTAAGTAATTATAATGGCATTCCTGTAAGAGTAAAAGATATTGGCAGTGTACAGATGGGAGGCGATTTACGTTTGGGCATTTTTGATATGGATGGAAAAGGAGAAGTAGTAGGCGGCATTGTGGTGATGCGGTACAATGAAAATGCCAACAATGTTATTGCAGCCATCAAAGAAAAAATGAAAGAAGTGGAAAAGGGTTTGCCGGAAGGTGTAACCTTTAAAACCTCTTACGACAGAAGTACTTTAATACAGGAAGCAATTGAATCGGTAAAAGGAACATTGATTGAGGAAATCATTGCCGTATCGATTGTTGTACTCCTTTTTCTTTTTCACTGGCGCAGTGCTGTCATCATTTTAATTCAATTGCCGATCTCTGTTGCAGCAGGTTTCATCTTCCTGCAAATCTTTGGTATTTCTTCCAACATTATGTCATTAACAGGTATTGCACTGGCCATTGGTGTGGTGGTGGATGACGGAATTGTGATGGTGGAAAATGCATACAGGCATATCAGTGAGGCACAGTCTGCAAAAAGCAATGGACAACAGGCAATACAGGACAAATCAGTTTGA
- a CDS encoding copper-translocating P-type ATPase: MHLQIVQDKPGNCPICGMTLVLAKTENKTDVHSEHKHGSNPPMGHEGHNHNSMIADFRKRFYVVLVLTVPIMLLSEMIQHFMGVDWQFTGSKYILFTLSTIVFVYGGFPFLKGLVDEVKAKNPGMMFLIGFAITVAFIYSVAIVFGLEGMDFFWELTTLILIMLLGHWIEMKSIAGASKELELLVQLMPDDAHMVMPDMVHDVKTDTLKENDIILIKPGEKVAADGIILEGESYLNESMLTGESKPVQKGKGDKVIAGAINGNGSIKVTVSHTAKDSYLAQVIKLVDDAQKSKSKTQLLADRAAKWLTIIALVAGTSTFLVWYLTGQSLAFAMERMVTVIVICCPHALGLAVPLVVAKSTALSAKNGLLIKNRTAFENARKITTIVFDKTGTLTVGKFEVSKIVSVKSGIAENEILRLASALEQQSEHPIATGILQKVKELSIAIPATENFNAITGKGVEATVEGKKVLVVSPGYLKENNMPLPDGFSANDTETVVFVIINQELAGYIALSDEIRPESAEAIKTLKENNIKSILLTGDNNKVAKSVSETLVMDSYIAEVLPHQKSEKIKELQSKGEFVAMTGDGVNDAPALAVADVGIAVGSGSDIAAETAGIVLVNSNPKDIVSLVLFGKATYRKMIQNLIWATGYNVIALPLAAGVLYKQGVLLSPAAGAVLMTLSTVIVAINASLLKVK; the protein is encoded by the coding sequence ATGCACCTGCAGATCGTGCAGGATAAGCCGGGCAATTGCCCCATTTGCGGAATGACATTAGTGTTGGCTAAAACTGAAAATAAAACTGATGTTCATTCTGAACACAAGCACGGAAGTAATCCACCGATGGGTCATGAAGGGCATAACCATAATAGTATGATCGCTGATTTCCGAAAGCGGTTTTATGTGGTGCTTGTATTGACGGTTCCTATCATGCTTTTATCAGAAATGATACAGCATTTTATGGGTGTTGACTGGCAATTTACAGGATCAAAATATATTTTATTTACTTTATCAACCATCGTATTTGTTTACGGTGGTTTTCCATTTTTGAAAGGGTTGGTGGATGAAGTGAAAGCAAAGAATCCGGGCATGATGTTTTTAATTGGCTTTGCTATTACAGTTGCTTTTATTTACAGCGTTGCAATCGTATTTGGATTAGAAGGAATGGATTTTTTCTGGGAACTCACAACCCTGATTCTTATCATGCTGCTGGGTCACTGGATTGAAATGAAATCAATTGCTGGCGCATCGAAAGAATTGGAATTACTGGTGCAGTTAATGCCGGATGATGCACATATGGTAATGCCGGATATGGTTCATGATGTAAAGACCGATACTCTGAAAGAGAATGATATCATTCTTATAAAGCCGGGAGAGAAGGTTGCAGCCGATGGAATTATACTGGAAGGTGAAAGTTATTTGAATGAATCAATGCTTACCGGAGAATCAAAACCGGTGCAAAAAGGAAAAGGCGATAAGGTAATAGCCGGTGCAATCAATGGGAACGGTTCGATTAAAGTTACTGTATCGCATACAGCAAAAGATTCGTACCTGGCTCAGGTGATAAAACTGGTGGATGATGCACAGAAATCCAAATCAAAAACACAACTGCTGGCTGACAGGGCAGCAAAATGGTTAACGATTATTGCATTGGTTGCAGGGACATCAACTTTTTTAGTTTGGTACTTAACCGGGCAATCTTTAGCTTTTGCTATGGAAAGAATGGTAACAGTCATCGTCATTTGCTGTCCTCATGCTTTAGGATTGGCCGTTCCCTTAGTTGTAGCAAAATCAACTGCTTTATCTGCTAAGAATGGGTTACTGATTAAGAACAGAACTGCTTTTGAAAATGCAAGAAAAATTACCACTATTGTATTTGATAAAACGGGCACACTTACTGTGGGCAAATTTGAAGTATCAAAAATTGTATCAGTAAAAAGTGGGATTGCCGAAAATGAAATCCTTCGTCTTGCGTCTGCACTGGAACAGCAATCAGAACATCCTATTGCAACAGGTATTCTGCAAAAAGTAAAAGAACTTTCAATCGCTATTCCGGCAACTGAAAATTTTAATGCCATCACCGGTAAAGGAGTAGAAGCTACTGTTGAAGGCAAAAAGGTATTGGTAGTTAGCCCGGGTTATTTAAAAGAAAATAATATGCCTCTTCCTGATGGCTTTTCTGCCAATGATACGGAAACGGTTGTGTTTGTAATCATCAATCAAGAGTTGGCAGGATATATTGCACTGTCGGATGAAATAAGACCTGAATCAGCAGAAGCAATCAAAACACTAAAGGAAAATAATATCAAATCAATATTACTTACAGGCGACAACAATAAAGTTGCAAAAAGTGTAAGTGAAACTTTAGTGATGGATAGTTATATTGCTGAAGTATTACCTCATCAAAAATCAGAGAAGATAAAAGAACTTCAAAGCAAAGGCGAGTTTGTAGCTATGACAGGTGATGGTGTAAATGATGCACCTGCTTTAGCCGTTGCTGATGTTGGCATTGCTGTTGGAAGTGGAAGTGATATTGCTGCAGAAACAGCAGGTATCGTTTTGGTCAACAGCAATCCGAAAGATATAGTGAGTTTGGTTTTATTTGGAAAAGCCACGTACCGGAAGATGATTCAAAATTTGATCTGGGCAACAGGATATAATGTTATTGCCCTGCCGTTAGCGGCAGGTGTTTTATACAAACAGGGTGTTTTGTTAAGTCCGGCTGCCGGTGCTGTATTAATGACATTGAGTACGGTGATTGTTGCCATCAATGCAAGCCTGTTAAAAGTAAAATAA
- a CDS encoding DUF2911 domain-containing protein, translating into MYRFLKSFLSSVVLFISLSASAQKAEEICYNPNLVKDTSKKSINSMAVAVIKGDSIKISYHSPGVRKRIIWGGLVPFDEVWVTGAHDATTIELKKTFIIGEKEIPAGKYAFFTIPGKKEWIVIINKNWKQHLATEYDEKEDIVRIKVRPLKNPFTERLQYFVESSAGKNGKITVAWEKIRIEFPFILKN; encoded by the coding sequence ATGTATCGTTTCTTAAAATCATTTTTATCATCAGTTGTTTTATTTATTTCTCTAAGTGCATCTGCGCAGAAAGCAGAAGAAATTTGCTATAACCCGAATCTTGTAAAAGATACTTCTAAGAAAAGTATCAACTCAATGGCAGTTGCAGTAATTAAGGGCGACAGTATAAAAATCAGTTATCATTCACCCGGTGTACGTAAGAGAATTATCTGGGGCGGACTTGTTCCTTTTGATGAAGTATGGGTTACAGGTGCACATGATGCCACAACAATTGAACTGAAGAAAACTTTTATTATTGGAGAAAAAGAAATTCCTGCCGGTAAGTATGCATTCTTTACCATCCCCGGTAAAAAAGAATGGATTGTTATTATCAATAAAAACTGGAAGCAGCATCTGGCAACGGAATACGATGAAAAAGAAGATATCGTAAGAATAAAAGTGAGACCTCTAAAAAATCCATTTACTGAGCGACTCCAATATTTTGTAGAAAGCTCTGCTGGTAAGAATGGAAAGATTACAGTGGCCTGGGAGAAGATAAGAATTGAATTTCCTTTTATACTTAAAAACTAA